Sequence from the Amycolatopsis sp. NBC_00345 genome:
CGAGATCCGGTACGCCAGGCTCTCGTAGCCGGCCCAGCAGGCGTCGGGGCGCGTGATCATGGCTGGGCGGGGCAGGCCCGTCGCGCGGTACAGCTCGGGCCAGCGGGGCACGGAGTCCTCGAGGCCGTACACGGTGACCTCGCCGCCGGCCGGGGTCTCGGGCCGCAGCCGGGCGCGGTGGCGGTCCACGTGGAGGTCCCGGCAGAGGGTCGTGACGCCGTAGCCGAACCGGCCGTAAATGGCGCCTTCGGTGGCGTGCAGGCTCGCGGCCACCACTCCGCGCTCGGCGAGCTCCCGCAGCTGCGCGGTCTGCAGCGCGGTCAGGACGCCACGGCGGGTGCGGCCGGCGCGGACGCCGATCCCGGTGACGGCCGCCATCGGGACGAGGTTTCCGCCGGGCAGCGCCATTTCCGCGTCGAACGAGCGGGCGGCGCCGATCAGCTCGGGGTCGGACGCGCCCCAGACGCGGCCGGCCAGGTAGGCCCCGCGGACGCGGTCCCAGTCCTCGTCCTTGCCGGGCGGCGAGTGCATCGTGCCGCGGAACAGGTCCCAGGCGGCCCGGTGCTCTTCGGTGTCCAGCAACCGAACCGGGTAGTCGCGCATGGCCCGATCATCGCGGGCCGGGACCGGGCCGGGCCACCGGTTTTCCCGGCGGCCCGGCGGTGGTCACTGCGAGGTGGGCGGTGAGACCTCGTAGTTGCCGTCGGTGCCCTTGACCGTGATCGGGATCTGCTGCGGCTTGCCGCTGATGGTGGCGGTGCACTCGAACTTCGCGCCGTCGGCCACCTTCTGCTCGGCCGGGCAGGTGACCCCGGTGACGCCGTCGATCTTGTACGTGTCGGTGAGCAGCTTCGCCACGTCGGTCTGCATCTGCGTGTTGTTGAAGACCTCGGTCCGGAAGAACCCGGGGGCGACGAAGCCGAGGATCGCGACCACGGCGACCACGACCACCAGCGCGCCGATGCCGATGAACAGGCCCTTCTTCGAGCCGCCCGGCTCCTTCTCCCCCGCCCCGGGCGCGGCTCCGGGCTGGCCGTAGTCGTACTGGCCCTGCGGCTGCTGCTGCCCGTACTGCGGCTGGGCCTGGGGACCGCTCTGCGGCTGGCCGTACTGGGGTTGTTCCTGCGGCCCGCTCTGCGGGTAGCCGCCGGGCTGCTGCCCGTACTGGGGCTGGTTCGGGTCGTAGGGCTGCCCGTACTGCTGCGGTGGCGGCTGCTGGCCCCACTGGTTCTGCTGCGGCGGGGTGTAGCCGCCGGGCTGCTGGCCGTACTGGGGCTGCTGGGGTGACGGCTGGACCCACTGGGTGGGCTGCGACGGGTCGTAGGGCTGCTGCTGGGGTGGCTGCTGCCCGTACTGCTGCGGGTTGTAGGGCTGCTCCTGCGGCCCGCTCGGCGGGTAAGCGCCGCCCGGCTGCTGCCCGTACTGCGGCTGCTGCCCGTAAGGGGGCTGCTGCTGCGGGTCGTTGCCGCCATACGGCGTGCTCATCGTTCGCCTCCGCCTCGCTTCGCCTGGTCTCGAGCGCGATCCAACCACAGGTCGGGGCCGAGCACACGCGCCCACGCACACGCTGTCCGCCGGGTGCGCCACAGATGCCCCCGAACGCTCCCGGGTAACGCGGAATTCACGCCGGCCTGATTCATACTGCCCCGATTCACGCGGCCCCGGCCGCGACGACGCCGCGGCGCAGCGCGCGGACGGCCTCCGCCGCGGTCGCGCCGACCGGGTCGGCCTTGCCCAGCACGTCACGGACCTGGTCGAGCAGGTCGATCACCTGGCGGCACCAGCGGACGAAGTCGCCTGCGGACAGCTCCTGCCCGTTGGTCTCCGCGGCGGTGAGCACCTTCTCCAGCGATTCGCCGCGCGCCCACCGGTAGACCGGCCAGGCGAACCCGGCGTCGGGCTCGCGGGTGCGGTCGAGGCGGTGGCGGCGCTCGTCCTCGGTCAGCTCGACCCACAGCCGGGAGGTCTCCTGCCAGGCCTCGGGCACGCCGCCGCCGGGCAGCCGCGGCTCCCCCGCGGTGTCTCGGCGGGCTTCGAACACCAGCGTCGAGACCACGGCGGCCAGCTCGGCCGGGCCGAGGCCGGCCCACACGTCGTGGCGGATGCACTCGGCGGCCAGCAGGTCGGACTCGCTGTAGAGCCGGGTGAGCCGCTGCCCGTGCTCGGTGACGCGGTCCTCGCCGTCGCCCGCCGTCGCCGGGCCGAGGTAACCGCGCTCGCCGAGCAGCGCGAGGATCCGGTCGAACGCCCGCGCGAGCGAGTGGGTGGTCGCGGCGACCTTGCGTTCCAGCTGCGCGGTCTCCTCGGTGAGCCGCTGGTAGCGCTCGGCCCAGCGCAGGTTCGCCTCCCGCTCGGCCAGTCCGTGGCAGGGGTGTGAACGCAGGGCGCGGCGCAGTGTGGCCAGCTCGGCGTCGTCGTCGGCCCCGCCGCGGCGGCGCTGACGGCCGGGCAGCGCGATCCCGGCGTTGCGCAGGGACGACGCGATGTCGCGGCGGGTCCGCGGCGAGCGCAGCTCGATGTGCTTGGGCAGCCGGATATGGCCGAGTGGTTCGACCGGCGCCGGGAAGTCGGCCACCGACAGCGGGCCGGACCAGCGGTCTTCGGTGACGACCACGGGCCGCGGCTCGCGGATCGGGTCGAGCCCGGGGTCGACGACCACGGCGAGCCCGGCGCGGCGGCCGGCCGGGACCGCGATCACGTCGCCCTTGCGCAGCTTCTCCAGCGATTCCGCGGTGCCCGCGCGCCGGGACGCGGTGTTCTGCCGGGCCAGCACCTTCTCGCGGGCGGAGATCTTGGCGCGCAGCTCGACGTACTCCAGCGTCTGCTCGAAGTCGCCGGTGACGGCGGTCGCGTAGCCCTTGAGGGCCTCTTTGTTGCGCTCGATGCGGCGCGCGGTGCCGACGACCGAGCGATCGGCCTGGAACTGGGCGAACGACTGTTCCAGCAGGTCGCGGGCGGCGTCGGAGCCGACCTGCGCGACCAGGTTCACGGCCATGTTGTAGCCGGGGCGGAACGAGGAGCGCAGCGGGTACGTGCGGGTGGAGGCGAGGCCGGCGACCTGCTTGGGGTCGACGCCGGGCTGCCAGGACACGACGGCATGGCCCTCGATGTCGATGCCGCGGCGCCCGGCGCGGCCGGTGAGCTGGGTGTACTCGCCGGGGGTGAGGTCGACGTGCGCCTCGCCGTTGTACTTGACCAGCCGTTCGAGCACGACGGTGCGGGCGGGCATGTTGATGCCGAGCGCGAGCGTTTCGGTGGCGAACACGACCTTCACCAGGCCGCGGACGAACAGCTCTTCGACGGTCTCCTTGAAGGCGGGCAGCAGTCCGGCGTGGTGCCCGGCGATGCCGCGTTCCAGCGCCTCGCGCCACTCCCAGTAGCCGAGCACGCCGAGGTCGCCTTCGGGCAGGTCCTTCGTGCGCTCCTCGACGATGCGGCGGACCTCGTCGACCTGCTCGGGGCCGTTGAGGCGCAGGCCGGAGCGGACGCACTGGGTGACGGCGGCGTCGCAGCCGGCGCGGGAGAAGATGAACACGATCGCGGGCAGCAGCCCCGCGTGGTCGAGCCGGTCGACGACGTCCACGCGGGAGGGCGGCCGGAACCGGGGCCCGCGCTGGGGAGCGCCCCGCCGTCCGCCGCGAGGCCCGCGGAAGCCGCTGGGGCCGGCGAACCGGCCCATTTCCTCGGTGCGGCGCAGCAGGCTGGGGTTGATCCGCAGCTCGGCGCCGGGGTCGGCCTCGTCCTGGCCGGCGAACAGGTCGAGCAGCTGGTTGCCGACCTGCATGTGCTGCCACAGCGGCACGGGCCGGTGCTCGTCGACGACGACGGTGGTGTCGCCGCGGACCTCCACCAGCCATTCGCCGAACTCCTCGGCGTTGCTGACCGTGGCGGAGAGCCCGACCACGCGCACGTGCTCGGGCAGGTGCAGGATCACCTCTTCCCAGACGGCGCCGCGGAACCGGTCGGCGAGGTAGTGCACCTCGTCCATCACGACGTAGCCGAGCTCGGGAATGGCGGAGCTGCCGGCGTAGAGCATGTTGCGCAGCACCTCGGTGGTCATGACGACCACCTGGGCATTGCCGTTGATGGAGGTGTCGCCGGTGAGCAGGCCGACCGCGTCGGCGCCGTACCGGGCGACGAGGTCGGCGTACTTCTGGTTCGACAGCGCCTTGATGGGCGTTGTGTAGAAGCACTTGCGGCCCTCGGCCAGCGCCAGGTGCACGGCGAACTCGCCGACCACGGTCTTGCCGGCGCCGGTGGGCGCGCAGACCAGCACGCCGTGGCCGTTTTCCAGCGCCTCGCACCCGCGGACCTGGAAATCGTCGAACTCGAAGGACACCTCGCCGGCGAACCGCGTCAGCTGGGGGTGCTTCCCGCGGCGCCGCGAGACCGCATAGGCCTCGGCCGGGGACTGAGAAGGGCTACTGGCCACTACGTCAGGGTTCCACACGACACCGACAGTCCGCACGCCGCGTGACGATCGACGCGCCGCGGTCAGGCGACGACGGTCAGCGCGTCGGGCACGCAGGTGACCGTGAACGGCGCTGTGCCCTGGGATTCGCCGTCGGCGTAGGCGGGCCAGTCGGGGCCGGTGAGGGTGAGTTCGCGGGCGCGCAGGGTGCGGACGGCGGGGTGGGCGACGTGGCCGCCGGTGCGCAGTCCGGGGAGCAGGCGCAGGAGCTGGAGGCGGGTGGCGGCGCCGATGACGGTGACGTCGAAGAGGCCGTCGTCCGGGGTGGCGGCGGGGCAGATGGGGACGCCGCCGCCGTAGAACGGGGTGTTGCCGATCGCGACCAGGGTGGCGTCGAGGTCGAGGGCGGTGCCGTCGGCGGTCAGGGTGAGCGGGCTGGGGCGGAACGCGGCCAGCTCGGCGAGGATCGCGACGTCGTAGCGGTGGGGGCCGGACGGCCAGCGGAGCCGGTTGGCGCGGGCGTTGACGCTGGCGTCGAAGCCGGAGCAGAGCACGGTGGCGAACCAGGTGCCGTCGCCGGTGCGGCCGAGGTCCATGCGGCGGCGGGTGCCCTGTTCCAGCGCCGCGACGAGGGCGGTGACGGCGGATTCCGCGTCCGGCGGGCTGCCGAGCGCGCGGGCGAAGTCGTTGCCGGTGCCGGAGGGGACGAGGCCGAGGGCGACGTCGTTCTCGGCGCAGAACTGCACGCCCTGGTGGGCGGCGCCGTCGCCGCCGAGGACGATCAGCACGTCGAGGCCCGCGTCGTGCGAGGCGCGCATCAGGGCGCGGGACTCCTCGACGGTGTTGGCCACCAGTACGTCGAGGCGGTCGACGCAGGGCCGTAGCCGGTCAGCGACGGTGCCCGCGATGCGGGCGGCGGCGCCGTGCCCGGAGGCGGGGTGCACGGCCAGCGCCGCGTGCAGGCCCATCCGGGGCTCAGGTGATGTCGTCGGTGCGGTTGCCGCCACCGCTGGCGACGGGTCCGTCGTCGGCGGTGCTCGGGGTGTAGTCGAACGGCGCGGCCTCGTCGTCGGCCAGCTTGTCCCAGCCCTCGTCCGCACGGACCTTGTCGCGCTTGCGGTCGTGGAACCGCGCGATCTGGATGGAGATCTCGAACAGCACCGTCAGCGCGCCGGCCAGGCCGAGCATGGAGAACGGGTCCGAGCCGGGGGTGGCGAACGCGGCGAAGACGAACAGCGCGAACACCAGCCCGCGTCGCCATTTCTTCAGCTGCTGGTACTTGACCACGCCGACGCGGTTGAGCATCACCACGAGCAGGGGCAGCTCGAAGCTGACGCCGAAGATCAACAACAGCGACAGGATGAACGAGATGTACTTGTCCGCGGTGAGCGCGGTGACGAACTGCTCCTGGCCGAAGCCGGCGAGCAGGGCCAGCGCGTGCGGCACGAGGTAGTAGGCGAGCACGGCGCCGGCGGCGAACAGGACAGAGGCGAACGCGACGAAGGTCAGCGCGTACTTGCGCTCCTTGGAGTACAGGCCCGGGGCGATGAACGCCCAGAACTGGTACAGCCAGAACGGCGAGAGCAGCACGGCGCCCGCGGCGACACCGACCTTCAGGCGGACCATGAAGATCTCGAACGGAACGGTCTGCAGCAGCTTGCAGCCGCCATGGTCACTGCCGAACCGCTGCGAGGGCGGGATGGCGCAGTACGGCTGGGTCATGATGTTGCCGAGCGACGGGATCGGGCCGAGGTGCTGCTCGAACCAGATCCAGCCGAAGATGCCGCCGATGACGACGAACAGCAGGGCGAAGCCGAGCCTGCGGCGGAACTCGTAGATGTGCTCGATGAGCGTCATCGTGCCGTCGGGGTTGACCCGCCGGCTGCGGCGCCGACGGTTGCTCCGGCTGCCGTTGCCGTTGACGGCTTCCGCCACTGGTCGTTCCGTTCTCGTCGTCGGCCGCGGCAGCGCGCCGGGTGGTCAGCGCGCTGCGCGGCAGGGGGACCGGGTGGGGCCGGCTGGGCTCAGCTGGCGTTTTTCTGCGGCTGGTCGGCGACCTGCTGCTTCTTCAGCTCGTCGAGCTGGCGCTGGAGGTCGGCGACCTGCTGGTCCTGGGCCGAGGTGACGCCGGCGGCGGCGACCGGCGTGGTGCTCGCGGCGGTGGCAGGCGGGATCTGCTTGGTCTCGACCGGCTCGGCGTCGTCGGCGTTCTTCTCGCCGGACAGGTCCTTGGTCTCGGCCTTGAAGATCTTCATGGACTTGCCGATGGCGCGGGCCGTGTCCGGAAGCCTCTTGGCACCGAACAGCAGAACCACGAGTAGCACCAGGACGATGATGTGCCACGGCTGCAGCGCGTTCATGGTCGGTGGCCTCCTTCTTTCCGTCTCAGGGAGATGTTACTGGTTTTCCGGTGCCTCGCGGCGCTGCGCCACAGCCACGCGAAGTGCGGCGGAGCGGGCGCGGAGCAGTCCAGTCCGGTCCTGGGTGTTCGTAGCCACCATGCTCATGGTGCGACGGAAACCGCGCAAGACCCTGAGCGTCCGCACAAGCAGGACAATCAGGACAAGAAGACCCGCCGCGAGGAGCACGACGGTGGGCAGGTACGGCACGGAAGTTACCTTAACGGTCGTAGGTTGACGGTAGGTGACGGGCTCGGGCCACTGCGTCGGCCGCGCGCCGACGGACCGCGTCACCGAGGGCGGCGGGGCTCTCCACCAGCGCGTCCCCGGCGAGGCTGAGGACCAGCCGGACCATCCAGGACTCGTCGGCGTAGCGCATCCGGATCCGCAGCCGGCCGCCGTCCAGCTCGGCCAGCTCCTGGCACGGGTAGTACTCGGCGACCCAGCGGGCGTCCGGGCCGAGGACCAGCTCGGCCTCCTGCTGGTCCGGGCGCGGGGAGAACAGGCCGTCGGACAGGTCGGTGGGCTGGGCGTGCGCGGGCGGCGCGGCGGGCTCGTCGAGCACGGTCAGCTCGTCGATCCGGTCCAGGCGGAAGAGCCGGACGCCCTCGACGCGGCGGCACCAGGCTTCGAGGTAGCCGACGGCCTGCACGATGAGCAGCCGCATCGGGTCCACGGTGCGCTCGGTGACCTGGTCCTTGGACGCGGTGTAGTAGCGGATCCGCAGGGCGCGCCCGGCCTGCAGGGCGCCCGCGACGGCCTCGCGGGTCTCGGCGGTGCGCTTGCCCTCGCGGACCCCGCCGCCGACGACCACGCCGGCGGGCTGGGCCTGGCCGGCGGCGACCTCGATCTTGGCGATGGAGCGGCGCACGGCGTCGGCGTCGACCACTCCGGGCGTTTCCGCCAGCGCGCGGAGCGCGACCAGCAGGGCGGTGGCCTCGCTGCCGGTCAGCCGCAGCGGCCGGTTCATGCCGGCGTCGTGGGTGACGACGATGGTGTCGCCTTCGAAGGACAGGTCGATCAGGTCGCCGGGGCCGTAGCCGGGCAGCCCGCACATCCAGAGCAGCTCGAGGTCCTTGCGCAGCTGCTTGGGCGTGACGTCGAAGTCCTGCGCGGCCTCGTCGACCCGGATGCCGGGCCGGGCCAGCAGGTAGGGCACGAGCGCGAGCAGCCGGGGCATGCGCTCGGTGGAGCTGCTCATCGGCCGCTCCCCGCGGCGGTGCGGGCGAGGACGTCCTCGAGCCGGTGCTGCACGGCCTTCGCGAGCACGTCGGGCTCCAGCACCAGCACGTCGGGGCCCTGGGCGGCGATCCAGTCGGCGGCGGACTCGGGGAAGTTCAGGCCGATCTCGACCAGGTCGCCCGCTTCCCCGCCGACGGTTTCGCGCCCGACGACCTCGCCGCGGCGGCGGACCCCGGCCGCGCGGCCGTCGGCGACCCAGAGCCGGGCGGTGGTCACGGGCGAGGCCTCTTCGCTGCTGCCGGTGACCGACACCAGCTGCAGCAGGTTGACGCCTTCGGGCCGGGTGACCGCGCCGGCCGGGCCGACCGCGGTGACCTGGCCGGTGACGCGGGAGAGCCGGAAGCAGCGGGTGGCGCCGCGGTCGCGGTCGTGCCCGACGACGTACCAGCGGGCGCGCCAGGACACCACGCCCCACGGTTCGAGGGTGCGCATGATCCGCTCCGGCGAGCCGACGCGCCGGTACTCGAAGCGGACGGCGCGGCCGTTCTGGACGGCGGCGAGCAGCGGCCCGAACGCCGGCTCGGCGCGTACCCGCGGCTCGATCACGGTGGGGGCCTGGTCGTCCACCTCGACGCCGGCCGCGCGCAGCTTGACCAGCGCGCCCTGGGCCTGGCCGGTCAGCTCGGGCGAGTCCCAGAGCCGCACGGCGAGGCCGACGGCCGCGGCCTCGTCGGGGGCCAGGTCGATCTCGCCGAGCTCGTAGTCGCGGCGGGCGATGCGGTAGCCCTCGACGGCGTCGAAGGCGGAGTTGCGGCCGGTCTCCAGCGGGATGCCGAGCTCGCGCAGCTCGGTCTTGTCGCGTTCGAAGGTGCGGAAGAACGCCTCGTCGCTGGCCGCGTCGGTGTACCCGGGCACGATCCCGCGGATCCGCTCGGCAGTGAGGTACTGCCGGGTGGAGAGCAGGGCGAGCACGAGGTTGACCAGCCGTTCGGCGCGTGCGGTGGACACCCGACAACACTAGCCCGCGCCGTTGTTCCCGATCGTGAGGTCCGGCGTTCGCGCGTCGTGACAGCCGGCGATGCGGCGCGAGAGGTGACTGTGGCGCCACGGGCCGTCACCGAGCGCGACGAGGTGGCCGTGGCGCCGGCGGGTCGATCTTCGGGTGATCCGTCCCTAGCCTGGGTGCATGACTGAACGTGTGCTTCTGGTGACCGGGGCGTCCCGGGGAATCGGCGAGGCGACGGCGCGGCGGGCGGCCGGGGCGGGCTTCCGCGTGGCGCTGGTGGCCCGCAGGCAGGAGTCCGTCGCCGGGCTCGCCGCCGAGCTGGGCGAGGACCGGGCGCTCGCGCTGGGCGCCGACGTCGCCGACTGGGCGGCCGTGTCCGGCGCGGTCGAGGAGACGGTGCGGCGGTTCGGCCGGCTCGACGCCGCGTTCGCCAACGCGGGCATCGGCATGGGTGTGTCGTTCTTCGGCGACGGCGGCACCGATCCCGAGCAGTGGCGGGACATGGTGCTGACCAACGTCTACGGCGCCGCGCTGACCGCCCGCGCCACACTCCCCGCGCTGGCCGGTTCGGGCGGGCACCTGGTCCTCACCGGCTCGGTCGCCGGCCGCTACATCCGCAAGGGAAGCCTGTATTCGGCGACGAAGTGGGCGGTGACCGGGATGGCCGGGGCGATCCGCGAGGAGGCGGTCGGCACCGGCGTGCGGGTCACGCTCGTGCAGCCCGGCGTCACCGACACCGACATCCTCGACAGCGAGCTGCGCAAGAAGCCGAAGCTGGAGCCGGACGACGTCGCCCGCGCCGTGCTGTACGCGCTGGACCAGCCGCCGACGGTGGACGTCAACGAGATCATGGTCCGCCCGACCGGGCAGGAGCGTTAGCGCCGCGCCGGAGGCCCTGAAGGCCACCATGAGGGCGTATATGTCCCTCATGGTGGCCTTCAGGGCATCACGAATGCTCAAGGTAGGCAAGGAGTCCTTGACGGCGTTCCGGCGCAGGGCGCTAACGGCCGAGCCGGGCGACGCGGCCCTGGACGCCGCTGGCCCAGCAGCTGCCGAACGCGGTGCAGTCGACCGTGTCGAAGCTGCCGGTGTCGAAGGAGGTCCAGTGCCGTCCGCCGTCGGGGCTGAGGTCGCTGCCGCCGGGGCCGACGGCGAGCACCGTGCCGCCGAGCCAGGCCAGCCCGGAGCGGTAGCCGGCCGGGTACTGCGGCGGGGTGCGCCAGGTGCGGCCGCGGTCGCCGCTCAAGGCCACCGCCGGCCCGGGCGCGGTGGGGTTCGCGAAGTCGCCGCCGATGGCGACGCCCTGCCACGGCGTGCGGAACGCGAGGGCGAAGACGCCGGCGGAGGCGCTGCTGGGCAGCGGGGTGGTGGCGGCGGTCCAGTGCCGTCCGCCGTCGCCGGAGTGCAGGACCCGGGCCTGCGGGCCGCCGCCGGTGGCGAGCCAGGCGTCGGCCGGGCCGGAGGTGGTGACGCACTGGCCGCTGGCGGCGAAGCCGGCCTCGCCGGGCAGCGCGGGCGGGAACGCGGCGTCGGGGATCTGGTGCCAGCTGCGGCCGCCGTCGGAGGTGGCCTGCATCCGGAATCGGCCGTCGACGGGGTCGCTCATCGCGAGGCCGCGCCACGGGTCGAAAAAGGCCAGGCAGTCGTAGAAGGCTTTCGCGTCGGGGTTCTGGAACGTCTGGCGCCAGTGCCGTCCGCCGTCGTCGGTCCGGTAGACGCGGGAGTCCGAGCCGGGCCCGATCGACAGGGTCACGGCGTGGTCGGCGTCGAACGCCTCGATGTCGCGGAATTCCAGCGTGCCGGTCCCGGGCGGGCCGACGGACAACCAGCTGCGCCCGCCGTCGACAGTCCGGAGCACGGTCCCCTGTGTCCCGCTGGCCCACGCGACGCGGTCGCTCACCGCCGACAGGCCGCGGAACTGCGCGGTCACCCCGGTCGCCTTGAGCTGCCACGACGGCAGCCGCCCCGCTGACGACGCCGCCGACGCCGTCACCGGGGCCAGCAGCGGAAGGACCACACCGAGCAGGACGAGCACCGCACGCACCAGACGCATGCGCCAGATCCTGCCGCACCGCGCCGGCGACTTTCGTAGGAAACGCCGAAGGGGCCGTCCCGAGCGGGACGGCCCCTTCGGCAAACGGGCTCACAGCGAGCTGATCAGCCGTTCCACGCGCTCGTCGACCGAGCGGAACGGGTCCTTGCACAGCACGGTCCGCTGCGCCTGGTCGTTGAGCTTCAGGTGCACCCAGTCCACGGTGAAGTCCCGGCCCGCGGCCTGCGCGGCGGCGATGAAGTCGCCCCGCAGCTTCGCGCGGGTCGTCTGCGGCGGGGTGTCCTTGGCGACCTCGATCTCGCCGTCGTCGGTGACCCGGCGGACCAGGGCCTTGCGCTGCAGCAGGTCGAAGATGCCCCGGCCGCGGCGGATGTCGTGGTAGGCCAGGTCGATCTGCGCCACCCGCGGGCTGGACAGGTCCAGGTCGTGCTTCGCGCGGTACCGCTCGACCAGGCGGTGCTTGATGGCCCAGTCGATCTCGGTGTCGATCTTGCTGAAGTCCTGCTGCTCGACCGCTTCCAGCGCGCGGCCCCACAGCTCGATCACGCGCTCGTTCGCCGGGGTGGTGCCGTTTTCCTTGAGGTGCTGCACGGCGCGGGCGTGGTACTCGCGCTGGATGTCCAGCGCCGAGGCCTCGCGCCCGCCCGCGAGCCGGACCTGCCGGCGCCCGGTCAGGTCATGGCTGATCTCGCGGATCGCGCGGATCGGGTTGTCCAGCGTGAAGTCCCGGAACTGGACGCCGGCCTCGATCATCTCCAGCACCAGGTTCGCCGACCCGATCTTGAGCATCGTGGTGGGCTCGGCCATGTTCGAGTCGCCGACGATGACGTGCAGGCGCCGGTAGCG
This genomic interval carries:
- a CDS encoding WD40/YVTN/BNR-like repeat-containing protein, which codes for MRAVLVLLGVVLPLLAPVTASAASSAGRLPSWQLKATGVTAQFRGLSAVSDRVAWASGTQGTVLRTVDGGRSWLSVGPPGTGTLEFRDIEAFDADHAVTLSIGPGSDSRVYRTDDGGRHWRQTFQNPDAKAFYDCLAFFDPWRGLAMSDPVDGRFRMQATSDGGRSWHQIPDAAFPPALPGEAGFAASGQCVTTSGPADAWLATGGGPQARVLHSGDGGRHWTAATTPLPSSASAGVFALAFRTPWQGVAIGGDFANPTAPGPAVALSGDRGRTWRTPPQYPAGYRSGLAWLGGTVLAVGPGGSDLSPDGGRHWTSFDTGSFDTVDCTAFGSCWASGVQGRVARLGR
- the pafA gene encoding Pup--protein ligase; the encoded protein is MQRRIFGIETEFGVTCTFHGQRRLSPDEVARYLFRRVVSWGRSSNVFLSNGSRLYLDVGSHPEYATAECDDLVQLVTHDKAGERILEDLLVDAERRLADEGIGGDIFLFKNNTDSAGNSYGCHENYLVTRAGEFSRIADVLLPFLVTRQLICGAGKVLQTPRGAVYCLSQRAEHIWEGVSSATTRSRPIINTRDEPHADAERYRRLHVIVGDSNMAEPTTMLKIGSANLVLEMIEAGVQFRDFTLDNPIRAIREISHDLTGRRQVRLAGGREASALDIQREYHARAVQHLKENGTTPANERVIELWGRALEAVEQQDFSKIDTEIDWAIKHRLVERYRAKHDLDLSSPRVAQIDLAYHDIRRGRGIFDLLQRKALVRRVTDDGEIEVAKDTPPQTTRAKLRGDFIAAAQAAGRDFTVDWVHLKLNDQAQRTVLCKDPFRSVDERVERLISSL